In Tachysurus vachellii isolate PV-2020 chromosome 1, HZAU_Pvac_v1, whole genome shotgun sequence, a genomic segment contains:
- the tradd gene encoding tumor necrosis factor receptor type 1-associated DEATH domain protein, with amino-acid sequence MDRNTDTTKSAVSSLNDRTWSGCVVLFLRCCSSEPDLLSFYKDQQEKFSIFKTIKLTLTDVAGGLDGYEILKLHDADPFLGVELKFTDIVPCRRFLDSYKNGSLLQFLSQHASRLLSLPDGVGMESMLKAGTHTLDHSLEDPELCLQLVYQSQPVRLRDDEVTQLEQQLQNCCIPPISTNKEVPKNCFLFQKRLFDDRPLTPTDQQRFASHVGRDWKRVGRALQKNCRALKGTAIDNLAYEYEREGLYEQAYQLLGRFIQSEGRNARLGRLISALEEAKLINMAEIMLDIQP; translated from the exons atggacagaaacacagatacAACG AAGTCGGCTGTGAGTAGTCTGAACGATCGCACGTGGTcagggtgtgttgtgttgttcctGCGCTGCTGCAGTTCAGAACCTGACCTTCTTTCCTTCTACAAAGATCAGCAAGAGAAGTTCAGCATATTCAAGACCATTAAACTCAcactgacag ATGTTGCGGGTGGGCTCGACGGTTACGAAATACTCAAGCTTCACGACGCCGATCCGTTCCTGGGAGTGGAGCTGAAGTTCACGGACATCGTTCCCTGTAGGCGTTTCCTGGACAGCTACAAGAACGGCTCGCTGCTTCAGTTCCTGTCTCAGCACGCATCACGCCTGCTTTCACTTCCTGATGGTGTGGGCATGGAATCCATGCTCAAGGCAGGAACACACACCTTGGACCACAGCCTTGAAGATCCTGAACTCTGTCTACAGCTCGTATACCAGTCTCAG CCCGTGCGTTTGAGGGATGACGAGGTCACGCAGCTCGAGCAGCAGCTACAGAACTGCTGTATTCCACCCATCTCAACAAATAAGGAAGTGCCCAAGAACTGCTTCCTGTTCCAGAAACGTCTGTTCG ACGACAGGCCTCTGACGCCCACGGATCAGCAGCGCTTTGCTTCTCATGTGGGCCGTGACTGGAAGCGAGTGGGTCGAGCGTTACAGAAGAATTGCCGGGCACTGAAGGGGACAGCCATCGACAATCTCGCGTATGAGTATGAGAGGGAGGGGCTTTACGAACAGGCCTATCAGCTACTGGGACGCTTCATCCAATCAGAGGGCCGGAATGCTAGGCTGGGGCGTCTCATCAGCGCGCTGGAGGAAGCGAAGCTGATCAACATGGCCGAGATCATGTTGGACATTCAGCCCTGA